One window of Phycisphaeraceae bacterium genomic DNA carries:
- a CDS encoding agmatine deiminase family protein produces the protein MRVSIALLAGVAVGSSSLAQQVLESQPGPILEDGRLVFPEGADIPRSMTQAERDYMALHPAQQNPFTDRIGGTRPPGPIKCPGEYAPAQAILMSWDGTTAQNNILATMAKHITTTGNADVYMVVDTTSEQTSVTSSLSSAGVNMSRIKFFVRTTDSIWIRDYGPRFIYIGTTGVPGQGAVRGIVDHIYNRPRPNDDAFPLWFGPSGFASKKFGVYDLGMTHGGGNYHLDSIGRSFATQLIQNENLSLSASDIINTWHDFQNVNTTILPPFPTSVDSTQHIDMWMQIISDSRVIISDWPSNPGSTQDVICDNAAVQLAGMGYTVFRTPARSLSGTHYTYANMVVCNDLVLLPTYTNSTMTSAGHNTQALTAVQQAFDFNNDGIPDKTIVQVPCDALATSAGVMHCIVMHVPAALGAPGINGQCPTAHVSTLNSATTLTPGQSFPLTWLTDDDKNIGTIDIHYSANGGVSFPLTVAANISDSGTLAWTVPNHPTAKARIRVTVRDLDGNSATDINDANFTVSGTPCPADINLDSYVDDIDFVQFAGAYDELTSLLGDFNDDGYTDDLDFVIFAGAYDSYVCP, from the coding sequence ATGCGTGTTTCGATCGCCCTGCTCGCCGGCGTCGCTGTTGGTTCCTCTTCACTCGCCCAGCAAGTTCTTGAGTCGCAACCCGGTCCGATCCTCGAAGACGGCCGCCTCGTCTTCCCCGAAGGGGCCGATATTCCGCGCTCGATGACGCAGGCCGAGCGCGATTACATGGCGCTCCATCCGGCGCAGCAGAATCCGTTCACCGATCGCATCGGAGGCACGCGCCCGCCCGGCCCCATCAAGTGCCCCGGTGAATACGCGCCGGCGCAGGCCATCCTCATGTCCTGGGACGGCACAACGGCGCAGAACAACATCCTCGCGACGATGGCCAAGCACATCACCACGACCGGCAACGCCGACGTCTACATGGTCGTCGATACCACCAGCGAGCAGACAAGCGTCACCTCGTCACTGTCAAGCGCCGGCGTCAACATGTCGCGCATCAAGTTCTTCGTGCGCACCACCGACTCCATCTGGATCCGCGACTACGGCCCGCGCTTCATCTACATCGGCACCACCGGCGTCCCCGGTCAAGGTGCAGTCCGCGGCATCGTCGATCACATCTACAACCGCCCCCGCCCCAACGACGACGCCTTCCCGCTCTGGTTCGGCCCCTCCGGCTTCGCGAGCAAGAAGTTCGGCGTCTACGACCTGGGCATGACGCACGGCGGCGGCAACTACCACCTCGATTCGATCGGACGCTCCTTCGCGACGCAGCTCATCCAAAACGAAAACCTGTCGCTGAGCGCGTCGGACATCATCAACACCTGGCACGATTTCCAGAACGTCAACACGACGATCCTGCCGCCGTTCCCGACCTCGGTCGACAGCACGCAGCACATCGACATGTGGATGCAGATCATCTCGGACAGCCGGGTCATCATCAGTGACTGGCCCAGCAACCCAGGGTCCACGCAGGACGTCATCTGCGACAACGCAGCCGTGCAGCTCGCCGGCATGGGCTACACCGTTTTCCGCACGCCCGCCCGCTCGCTCAGCGGCACGCACTACACCTACGCCAACATGGTCGTCTGCAACGATCTCGTGCTCCTGCCCACGTACACAAACTCGACGATGACGAGCGCCGGACACAACACGCAGGCGCTCACCGCCGTGCAGCAAGCCTTCGATTTCAACAACGACGGCATTCCCGACAAAACAATCGTTCAGGTCCCGTGCGACGCGCTGGCAACCTCCGCCGGCGTCATGCACTGCATCGTCATGCACGTGCCCGCGGCACTCGGCGCCCCCGGCATCAACGGCCAGTGCCCGACGGCGCATGTCAGCACGCTCAACAGCGCCACGACGCTGACACCGGGACAGTCGTTCCCCCTCACCTGGCTCACCGACGACGACAAGAACATCGGCACGATCGACATCCACTATTCCGCAAACGGAGGCGTCTCCTTCCCGCTCACGGTCGCCGCGAACATTTCCGACAGCGGCACACTCGCCTGGACCGTTCCGAATCACCCGACCGCCAAGGCCCGCATCCGGGTCACAGTGCGCGATCTCGACGGCAACAGCGCCACCGACATCAACGATGCCAATTTCACGGTTTCAGGCACGCCCTGCCCGGCAGATATCAACCTCGACAGCTACGTCGACGATATCGATTTCGTCCAGTTCGCCGGAGCGTACGACGAGCTGACTTCTTTGCTCGGCGACTTCAATGACGACGGCTATACCGACGATCTTGATTTCGTCATCTTCGCCGGTGCTTACGACAGCTACGTGTGTCCCTGA
- the nhaA gene encoding Na+/H+ antiporter NhaA, with amino-acid sequence MAQKSPDFFKQVTKKRRPIDAAIEPVAYYAGKEAAGGIVLLVVTIVALILANSTPAIAHAFHDFWTGIPVKLHIGSWVFPSGKHPGHLEWWVNDALMAAFFFVIGLEIKREFLAGELKDPRKAALPIVAAVGGMAIPGLIYAAFNWGAETMRGWAIPTATDIAFALGVLALLGRRIPPGLRVFLVTLAIADDLGALLIIAIFYTSSEDLSMLSLGLAFATMAVMGCMNFLGVRRWWIYGIAGLVLWYFVLQSGVHATIAGVMGAMMIPVRTRIDGAEFARVARRLADELDRDIAEENNGNGGHGKQTMIITSPVQQGVLQTMEKLAEGAQTPLQRLEKGMMPAAVFFVVPIFALANAGVSVGDVFADAVRDHEAWGIVAGLVGGKTLGIVGASFLAVRLGFSALPTGVTWRHMVGAALLGGIGFTMSLFIAHLAFGGSERLQIAKLAVLTGSTLAAVLGAGVLLTCRATPEPESNH; translated from the coding sequence ATGGCGCAGAAGAGTCCCGATTTCTTCAAGCAAGTCACCAAAAAGCGGCGCCCGATCGATGCCGCAATCGAGCCGGTCGCGTACTACGCCGGAAAGGAAGCCGCGGGCGGCATCGTGCTACTGGTGGTCACGATCGTCGCGCTGATTCTGGCCAACAGCACGCCCGCCATCGCGCACGCGTTTCACGACTTCTGGACCGGGATCCCGGTGAAGCTGCACATCGGATCGTGGGTGTTCCCCTCCGGAAAGCATCCGGGGCACCTGGAGTGGTGGGTGAACGACGCTCTCATGGCGGCGTTCTTCTTTGTCATCGGCCTCGAGATCAAACGCGAGTTTCTCGCGGGCGAATTGAAAGATCCTCGAAAGGCGGCGCTGCCCATCGTTGCCGCCGTCGGAGGAATGGCGATTCCCGGGCTGATCTACGCCGCGTTCAACTGGGGCGCCGAAACCATGCGCGGCTGGGCCATCCCGACCGCCACGGATATTGCCTTTGCGCTCGGTGTGCTGGCGCTGCTGGGCAGGCGCATCCCGCCCGGGCTGCGCGTGTTTCTTGTCACCCTCGCGATCGCCGACGATTTGGGCGCGCTGCTCATCATCGCGATCTTCTACACGAGTTCAGAGGACCTGAGCATGCTGTCGCTCGGCCTGGCGTTTGCCACCATGGCAGTGATGGGTTGCATGAATTTCCTGGGTGTCCGCCGCTGGTGGATCTATGGGATCGCCGGGCTGGTGCTGTGGTATTTCGTGCTCCAGTCGGGCGTGCATGCGACCATCGCCGGCGTGATGGGGGCGATGATGATCCCCGTCCGCACACGCATCGACGGCGCGGAGTTCGCTCGGGTTGCGCGCCGATTGGCCGACGAACTCGATCGTGATATCGCGGAGGAGAACAACGGCAACGGAGGCCACGGCAAACAAACCATGATCATCACGAGCCCGGTTCAGCAGGGTGTGCTGCAGACCATGGAAAAACTGGCCGAAGGCGCCCAGACGCCGCTCCAGCGACTGGAAAAGGGAATGATGCCCGCGGCCGTGTTCTTTGTCGTGCCGATCTTCGCTCTCGCGAACGCGGGCGTGTCGGTCGGAGATGTGTTCGCCGACGCCGTCCGCGATCACGAAGCGTGGGGAATCGTTGCGGGCCTTGTTGGAGGCAAGACGCTCGGCATCGTCGGTGCCTCGTTCCTGGCGGTTCGCCTCGGCTTCAGCGCGCTACCGACCGGCGTCACGTGGAGGCACATGGTGGGCGCAGCACTCCTCGGAGGCATCGGCTTCACGATGTCGCTGTTCATCGCGCACCTCGCGTTCGGGGGATCCGAGCGGCTGCAAATCGCGAAGCTGGCCGTGCTCACCGGCTCGACTCTCGCCGCGGTTCTCGGCGCCGGCGTGCTTTTGACCTGTCGCGCGACGCCCGAACCCGAGTCGAATCACTGA
- a CDS encoding DUF1275 family protein translates to MFVAQAHSFVQQARLAITLAWIAGYTNILTILTCGHVTSHVSGTTSDLGRAVSEQNWSFVAFLLFLLFSFVVGSAISGFTTELGNRRGWESIYVLPMAIEATLLAVFALLVETLASDTIASGNRLLLMTGVASLAMGLQNATITRISSGVVRTTHVTGVLTDLGLEAVQFFWWLSDERKRRIEGSHPRVSLRSHPASKRLALLASIMGSFALGAGLGTFAFAFGARWAMFPPVLFLAWIIYQDVSRPIAEIEESDLVDESAGLGLPPELAIFHVRKDHDRAGKIHRMPNLLAWADRLPRTARVVILDLDEVTHLDENSAIELRAALRKLDAEGRAMVLAGLTPRQFEQLRDAAGGLLDPLDTCADLELAIARGLNVLHREGGVEPTRQKPGF, encoded by the coding sequence GTGTTCGTCGCGCAGGCACATTCCTTTGTTCAGCAAGCACGGCTTGCGATCACGCTCGCGTGGATCGCGGGATATACCAACATCCTGACGATTCTGACCTGTGGCCATGTCACGAGCCATGTCTCGGGGACCACGTCGGATCTCGGGCGTGCGGTCAGCGAGCAAAATTGGAGCTTCGTCGCCTTTCTTCTTTTCCTGCTTTTTTCGTTCGTTGTCGGCTCCGCGATTTCCGGCTTTACGACCGAACTCGGAAACCGGCGCGGCTGGGAGTCCATTTACGTCCTGCCGATGGCGATCGAAGCAACTTTGCTGGCGGTCTTTGCGTTGCTCGTTGAGACGCTCGCGAGCGACACGATCGCGAGCGGCAACCGTCTTTTGCTCATGACGGGCGTTGCGTCGCTGGCGATGGGGCTTCAGAACGCGACGATCACCCGCATCTCCAGCGGCGTCGTCCGCACGACGCACGTGACCGGCGTGCTGACCGACCTCGGACTCGAAGCGGTTCAGTTTTTCTGGTGGCTGTCGGACGAGCGCAAGCGCCGGATCGAGGGCTCGCACCCTCGCGTTTCCCTTCGGAGCCACCCTGCTTCAAAGCGCCTCGCGCTGCTCGCCTCCATCATGGGTTCGTTCGCGCTCGGAGCCGGGCTCGGAACCTTTGCCTTCGCGTTCGGTGCGCGCTGGGCGATGTTTCCGCCCGTGCTCTTTCTGGCGTGGATCATCTACCAGGACGTGTCGCGTCCGATCGCCGAGATCGAAGAGAGCGATCTGGTGGATGAATCCGCCGGGCTTGGGCTGCCTCCGGAACTCGCGATCTTCCACGTCCGCAAGGACCACGATCGGGCGGGAAAGATTCATCGGATGCCGAACCTGCTGGCATGGGCGGATCGGCTCCCTCGCACCGCTCGCGTCGTGATCCTCGACCTCGACGAAGTGACCCACCTTGATGAGAACAGCGCGATTGAGCTCCGAGCGGCACTCCGAAAACTGGACGCCGAGGGACGGGCGATGGTGCTGGCCGGGTTGACGCCGCGACAGTTCGAGCAACTCAGGGATGCCGCGGGTGGGCTGCTCGACCCGCTCGACACTTGTGCCGATCTTGAGCTTGCCATCGCGCGCGGGCTGAACGTGCTCCACCGAGAAGGCGGCGTCGAGCCGACACGGCAAAAACCCGGTTTCTGA
- the carB gene encoding carbamoyl-phosphate synthase large subunit — protein MPKRTDIKTILILGSGPIVIGQGCEFDYSGTQACKALKAEGYRLVLINSNPATIMTDPAFSDRTYIEPITPDAVRKILQREKDLGFPIDAILPTLGGQTALNCACKLFDDGILKEFGVEMIGATRQVIHRAEDRQIFKDICESIGLKLPKAKTVTSLDDAREFLKEIGLPAIIRPAFTLGGTGGGIAYNQEEFDEITMRGLRASMIGQVQIDQSVLGWKEYELEVVRDKKDNCVIICGIENFDPMGVHTGDSLTFAPILTLTDKEYQAMRDAAIAIMRAVGVETGGSNVQFAVNPAPNDGKFEMVVVEMNPRVSRSSALASKATGFPIAKIAAKLAVGYTLDELRNDITGTTSACFEPTIDYVVSKMPRWTFEKFPEADETLTTQMKSVGEAMAIGRTLKESLQKVIRSMDVKRFGLGLDRNDKWLAARRAGRITNPDGSHSYRTVDGSEIEWPISPEKLSRKLAVPSQGRLYYIRYAMKLGWTDEKIYELCKIDYFFLDQIRQLVEFEDVLCGYSKLEDVPAQTMFEAKQFGYSDAQLANLYLGTISPEMILRVREYRKSLGIEPVYKLVDTCAAEFEAVTPYYYSTYEKGVEVSRFQGVQGNQKQKTSAASGLSGVAPSAPRHLDTSTPSSFRGDDEIRVSDRQKVVILGGGPNRIGQGIEFDYCCVHAAFAARELGFESVMVNSNPETVSTDYDTSDLLFFEPLTLEDTLNIIERLNGKTLEREADGGNGKRNGLVHGTIVQFGGQTPLNLAHGLVKGGVPLIGTSLDSIDLAEDRKRFDALLERLGLFKPPSGIARTLDQAVEIANRIGYPVLVRPSYVLGGRGMEICPDEKALRHYMTSAVNISDLENAPVLVDKFLDDATEVDMDVVADFIPGKSGSTDLLSGNDGTRKGIVIGIMEHIEQAGVHSGDSACTLPPWSLPRPMVDRIRQIGQILAAELRVNGLMNVQLAIKGDRISILEVNPRASRTVPFVGKATHTPWARIAAMVMMGKKLGELGAKEPVHRGVYAVKESVFVFSKFPGVDIVLGPEMKSTGEVMGIDLSADIAFAKGQIACGTVLPGQGNVFISVRKSDRITLMPLAKELEAMGFGLFASPGTASFFSEHGLNVKPVQKIEAQVRPNVIDMMADGQVQMLINTPTRTGRLTDEGKIRAAAIRLGVPIITTTTGAAAAVRAIKALRFGDWRVAALQDYLDYNNGKTDSVERAAVGV, from the coding sequence ATGCCTAAGCGGACCGACATCAAGACGATTCTGATCCTCGGCTCCGGCCCCATCGTCATCGGACAAGGCTGCGAATTCGACTATTCGGGAACGCAGGCGTGCAAGGCGCTCAAGGCCGAGGGATACAGGCTCGTCCTGATCAACTCCAACCCGGCGACGATCATGACCGATCCGGCGTTCAGCGACCGGACCTACATCGAGCCGATCACGCCCGACGCCGTTCGCAAAATCCTGCAGCGCGAAAAAGACCTCGGCTTTCCGATCGACGCGATCCTCCCCACGCTCGGCGGCCAGACCGCGCTCAACTGCGCCTGCAAGCTCTTCGACGACGGCATCCTCAAGGAATTCGGCGTCGAGATGATCGGCGCGACGCGTCAGGTGATCCACCGCGCCGAAGACCGCCAGATCTTCAAGGACATCTGCGAATCGATCGGTCTCAAACTGCCGAAGGCCAAGACCGTCACGAGCTTGGATGACGCACGCGAGTTTCTCAAGGAAATCGGCCTGCCCGCGATCATCCGGCCCGCCTTCACGCTCGGCGGCACCGGCGGCGGCATCGCGTACAACCAGGAAGAGTTCGACGAGATCACCATGCGCGGCCTGCGGGCCAGCATGATCGGCCAGGTCCAGATCGATCAGTCGGTGCTCGGCTGGAAGGAATACGAGCTCGAAGTCGTCCGCGACAAGAAAGACAACTGCGTCATCATCTGCGGCATCGAGAACTTCGACCCGATGGGCGTGCACACCGGCGACTCGCTGACCTTCGCGCCGATCCTGACACTGACCGACAAGGAATATCAGGCGATGCGCGACGCGGCGATCGCGATCATGCGCGCGGTCGGGGTTGAAACAGGTGGTTCGAACGTGCAGTTCGCGGTGAATCCGGCGCCGAACGACGGCAAATTCGAGATGGTCGTCGTCGAGATGAACCCGCGCGTTTCGCGCTCCTCGGCGCTCGCGTCAAAGGCGACGGGCTTTCCGATCGCGAAGATTGCCGCGAAGCTCGCGGTGGGCTACACGCTCGATGAACTCCGCAACGACATCACGGGCACGACGAGCGCGTGCTTCGAGCCGACGATCGACTACGTGGTCAGCAAGATGCCGCGGTGGACTTTCGAGAAGTTCCCCGAAGCGGACGAGACGCTGACGACGCAGATGAAAAGCGTGGGCGAGGCGATGGCGATCGGGCGGACGCTGAAGGAGAGCCTGCAGAAAGTCATCCGCTCGATGGACGTGAAGCGATTCGGGCTCGGGCTTGATCGCAACGACAAATGGCTTGCCGCCCGTCGGGCCGGGCGGATCACCAACCCCGACGGTTCGCACTCTTACCGCACCGTGGACGGTTCCGAGATCGAGTGGCCGATTTCGCCCGAGAAACTCAGCCGCAAACTCGCGGTCCCGAGCCAGGGCCGGCTCTACTACATCCGCTACGCGATGAAGCTGGGCTGGACCGACGAGAAGATCTACGAGCTCTGCAAGATCGACTACTTCTTCCTCGATCAGATTCGTCAGCTCGTCGAGTTCGAAGATGTGCTGTGCGGCTATTCAAAGCTCGAAGATGTGCCGGCGCAGACGATGTTCGAGGCCAAGCAGTTTGGTTACAGCGATGCGCAGCTTGCGAATCTCTATCTCGGGACCATTTCGCCCGAGATGATCCTGAGAGTGCGCGAGTATCGGAAGAGCCTCGGCATCGAACCTGTGTACAAGCTCGTCGATACGTGTGCCGCGGAGTTTGAAGCCGTCACGCCGTATTACTACTCGACGTATGAGAAAGGTGTCGAGGTGTCCAGGTTTCAAGGTGTCCAGGGAAATCAGAAACAGAAGACATCCGCAGCTTCCGGCTTATCCGGTGTGGCGCCCTCGGCACCTCGACACCTTGACACCTCGACACCTTCTTCTTTCCGTGGCGATGACGAGATCCGCGTCAGCGACCGGCAGAAAGTTGTGATCCTCGGCGGCGGCCCGAACCGAATCGGCCAGGGAATCGAGTTCGACTATTGCTGCGTGCACGCCGCGTTCGCCGCACGCGAACTCGGCTTCGAGTCGGTGATGGTCAACTCCAACCCGGAAACGGTCAGCACCGATTACGACACCTCGGACCTGCTTTTCTTCGAACCGCTGACCCTCGAAGACACGCTCAACATCATCGAGCGCCTCAACGGGAAGACGCTGGAACGTGAAGCCGATGGCGGCAACGGCAAGCGGAACGGGCTGGTGCACGGCACGATTGTTCAGTTCGGTGGGCAGACTCCTCTCAATCTCGCGCACGGGCTCGTCAAGGGTGGCGTGCCGCTCATCGGCACCAGCCTCGACTCCATCGATCTGGCCGAAGACCGCAAGCGGTTCGATGCGCTTCTCGAGCGCCTCGGGCTCTTCAAGCCGCCGAGCGGCATCGCGCGAACGCTTGACCAGGCCGTTGAGATCGCCAACCGCATCGGATATCCGGTGCTGGTCCGCCCGAGCTACGTGCTGGGCGGGCGCGGCATGGAAATCTGCCCGGACGAAAAAGCGCTCCGCCATTACATGACGAGCGCCGTGAACATCTCCGACCTCGAGAACGCGCCGGTGCTGGTGGACAAGTTCCTCGACGATGCGACCGAAGTCGACATGGACGTCGTCGCGGATTTCATCCCGGGGAAGTCGGGTTCGACCGACCTTCTTTCCGGCAACGACGGAACCCGCAAGGGCATCGTCATCGGCATCATGGAGCACATCGAGCAGGCGGGCGTGCACTCGGGCGACTCGGCGTGCACGCTGCCCCCGTGGAGCCTCCCACGCCCGATGGTGGATCGCATCCGCCAGATCGGGCAGATCCTGGCGGCAGAACTGCGCGTGAACGGGCTGATGAACGTGCAGCTTGCGATCAAGGGCGACCGAATCTCCATTCTCGAAGTCAATCCGCGCGCCAGCCGCACGGTGCCCTTCGTCGGGAAGGCGACGCATACGCCGTGGGCCCGGATCGCCGCGATGGTGATGATGGGAAAGAAACTCGGCGAACTCGGGGCAAAGGAACCTGTGCATAGAGGCGTCTACGCCGTCAAGGAGTCGGTGTTTGTCTTCAGCAAGTTCCCGGGCGTCGATATCGTGCTTGGGCCGGAGATGAAGAGCACGGGCGAGGTGATGGGGATCGACCTCTCCGCCGACATCGCTTTCGCCAAGGGCCAGATCGCCTGCGGCACGGTGCTGCCGGGACAAGGCAATGTCTTCATCAGCGTGCGCAAGAGCGATCGGATCACGCTCATGCCGCTCGCCAAGGAACTCGAGGCGATGGGCTTCGGCCTGTTCGCGAGCCCGGGCACGGCGTCGTTCTTCTCAGAGCACGGATTGAACGTGAAGCCGGTGCAGAAGATCGAAGCGCAGGTCCGACCCAACGTCATCGACATGATGGCGGACGGCCAGGTGCAGATGCTGATCAACACCCCCACGCGGACGGGGCGGCTTACCGACGAAGGCAAGATTCGGGCGGCGGCGATCCGGCTGGGCGTGCCGATCATCACCACGACGACCGGCGCTGCCGCGGCGGTTCGCGCGATCAAGGCGCTGCGTTTCGGCGACTGGCGCGTCGCGGCGCTGCAGGATTATCTCGATTACAACAACGGGAAGACGGACTCGGTCGAGCGTGCGGCGGTCGGGGTGTGA
- a CDS encoding polyphosphate kinase 2 family protein: MPKITEDLIRDYRITSGKGFRLKQIDPADTGNLHEKKEARELLERGVNWLAEEQEKLYASDNWSLLLIFQAMDAAGKDGTIKHVMSGINPQGCQVHSFKAPTSVDLDHDFLWRCSKVMPERGRIGIFNRSYYEEVLVVRVHPEFLAKQKLPPQLVGKKIWDQRFEDIRNFEKYHSRQGTIIRKFFLHVSRKEQQRRFLARLEEKDKNWKFSTSDIAERGHWDKYMDAYEDMIRNTASDHAPWYVVPADNKWFTRLVVAAAIVDAVHSLDLKFPEVDKKKRQQLEAIEATLKKEK, translated from the coding sequence ATGCCCAAGATCACCGAGGACCTGATCCGCGACTATCGAATCACCAGCGGCAAAGGGTTCCGTCTGAAGCAGATAGACCCCGCTGACACCGGAAACCTTCACGAGAAGAAAGAAGCAAGGGAACTGCTCGAGCGAGGGGTGAACTGGCTGGCGGAGGAGCAGGAGAAGCTTTACGCCTCGGACAACTGGTCGCTCTTGCTCATCTTCCAGGCGATGGACGCCGCTGGCAAGGACGGAACCATCAAGCACGTGATGAGCGGCATCAATCCGCAAGGGTGCCAGGTGCACTCATTCAAAGCGCCGACCAGCGTCGATCTCGATCACGATTTTCTGTGGCGATGCTCGAAAGTGATGCCCGAGCGCGGACGCATCGGTATCTTCAACCGTTCCTACTACGAAGAAGTGCTCGTCGTGCGCGTCCACCCGGAGTTTCTCGCGAAGCAAAAGCTGCCGCCGCAGCTTGTCGGGAAGAAGATCTGGGATCAGCGCTTCGAGGACATCCGTAATTTCGAGAAGTATCACTCGCGGCAGGGCACGATCATCCGCAAGTTCTTCCTGCACGTCTCGCGGAAAGAGCAGCAGCGCCGGTTTCTCGCGCGCCTCGAAGAAAAAGACAAGAACTGGAAGTTCTCGACTTCAGACATCGCGGAGCGTGGCCACTGGGACAAGTACATGGACGCGTATGAGGACATGATCCGCAACACCGCATCAGATCACGCGCCGTGGTATGTCGTACCCGCGGACAACAAATGGTTTACACGCCTCGTGGTCGCCGCCGCAATCGTGGACGCGGTACACAGCCTCGACCTCAAATTCCCCGAAGTCGATAAGAAAAAGCGTCAACAGCTCGAAGCGATCGAGGCGACGCTGAAGAAAGAGAAGTAG
- a CDS encoding GNAT family N-acetyltransferase, whose protein sequence is MSLDSPNESQRGRAASIAIDRRDSANITTRRLAPSDSIVEMTKLLHRAYAKQVALGLQPLAGRQTAEVTEQRVFSGECYVAVDHAAGVQTRTGQKLVGTILFHEVEESQGPPWFGKPEVASFSQLAVDPDYQGCGIGRMLMDMVEKRARETGAKELALSMAEPDRELYDFYIRRGYRFIEHWKWPYTNYRSAILSKLLG, encoded by the coding sequence ATGAGTCTGGACTCTCCAAACGAATCACAACGCGGACGGGCGGCGTCGATCGCCATCGACCGCCGCGACAGCGCGAACATCACGACGCGCCGCCTTGCTCCGAGCGATTCCATCGTGGAAATGACCAAGCTCCTGCACCGCGCGTACGCGAAGCAGGTCGCACTCGGCCTCCAGCCGCTCGCCGGACGCCAAACCGCCGAGGTCACCGAGCAGCGGGTTTTCAGCGGCGAGTGCTACGTCGCGGTCGATCACGCTGCCGGCGTTCAGACTCGCACCGGGCAAAAACTGGTCGGCACCATTCTGTTCCACGAAGTGGAAGAGAGCCAGGGTCCGCCTTGGTTCGGCAAACCCGAAGTGGCGAGCTTTTCTCAGCTCGCCGTCGATCCCGACTATCAGGGATGCGGCATCGGGCGCATGCTCATGGACATGGTCGAGAAACGAGCTCGCGAAACCGGCGCCAAAGAACTCGCGCTCTCAATGGCCGAGCCGGACAGAGAGCTCTACGACTTCTACATCCGCCGCGGCTACCGCTTCATCGAACACTGGAAGTGGCCGTACACGAACTACCGCAGCGCGATCCTGAGCAAGTTGCTCGGCTGA
- a CDS encoding bifunctional helix-turn-helix transcriptional regulator/GNAT family N-acetyltransferase, whose product MGDFLSALGYLALASRFRRLSDDLMGDAARFYRTQNVEFSPKWFGLFKLLAEREVLSVGEAAIQLGLTHPAISQMSKELTSLGMLSSKTDARDERRRTLELTKKGRELAAKMEPIWSAIEAASRGLSEDAGFDIIEKLERLEEALRVRPLAERIETAFLSEGVKIVDMDNRNKDKFRTLNAAWIEQHFKMEPIDERTLRSPETEIVAKGGSVLMAVMGAETVGAVAIKPMEPGRWELTKLAVDARHRGRGIGELLTREAMARAKKKGAKTVFLETSRVLEPAVRLYKKLGFKEVEKPSKTECARTDLVMEAKVGR is encoded by the coding sequence ATGGGCGATTTTCTGAGTGCGCTGGGATATCTCGCGCTTGCCAGCCGTTTTCGGCGGCTTTCGGATGATCTGATGGGAGATGCCGCTCGCTTCTATCGCACGCAAAACGTCGAGTTCTCGCCGAAGTGGTTCGGGCTCTTCAAACTGCTCGCCGAACGCGAGGTGTTGAGCGTGGGCGAAGCGGCGATTCAACTCGGGCTTACGCACCCGGCCATCAGCCAGATGAGCAAGGAGCTGACCTCGCTCGGCATGCTCTCCTCGAAAACCGACGCCCGCGACGAGCGTCGGCGCACGCTCGAACTCACCAAGAAAGGGCGCGAGCTCGCCGCCAAGATGGAGCCGATCTGGAGCGCGATCGAAGCGGCCAGCCGCGGACTTTCCGAGGATGCAGGATTCGACATCATCGAGAAGCTCGAACGGCTCGAGGAGGCTCTCCGCGTCCGCCCGCTCGCCGAGCGCATCGAGACTGCTTTCCTGAGCGAAGGCGTCAAGATCGTGGACATGGACAACCGGAACAAGGACAAGTTCCGCACGCTCAACGCCGCGTGGATCGAGCAGCACTTCAAGATGGAGCCGATCGACGAGCGGACGCTCAGGAGCCCGGAAACGGAAATCGTCGCCAAGGGTGGCAGCGTGCTGATGGCGGTGATGGGCGCGGAGACCGTCGGCGCCGTGGCGATCAAGCCGATGGAGCCCGGCCGCTGGGAACTCACGAAGCTGGCAGTTGACGCGCGACACCGCGGGCGAGGCATCGGCGAGCTGCTGACCCGCGAAGCCATGGCCCGGGCAAAGAAGAAGGGCGCGAAGACCGTGTTTCTCGAGACCAGCCGGGTGCTCGAGCCCGCGGTGCGCCTCTACAAGAAGCTCGGCTTCAAGGAAGTCGAAAAGCCTTCGAAGACTGAGTGCGCTCGCACGGATCTCGTCATGGAAGCCAAGGTCGGTCGCTGA